In a single window of the Zea mays cultivar B73 chromosome 5, Zm-B73-REFERENCE-NAM-5.0, whole genome shotgun sequence genome:
- the LOC100284052 gene encoding delta-aminolevulinic acid dehydratase, chloroplastic isoform X1 produces the protein MAFTVSFSPANVQMLQARSGHGHATFGSCSAVPRAGPRLRSTAVRVSSEQEAAAAVRAPSGRTIEECEADAVAGKFPAPPPLVRPKAPEGTPEIRPLDMAKRPRRNRKSPALRAAFQETSISPANFVLPLFIHEGEEDAPIGAMPGCYRLGWRHGLLDEVYKARDVGVNSFVLFPKVPDALKSPTGDEAYNDNGLVPRTIRLLKDKFPDIVIYTDVALDPYSSDGHDGIVREDGVIMNDETVYQLCKQAVSQARAGADVVSPSDMMDGRIGALRSALDAEGFHDVSIMSYTAKYASSFYGPFREALDSNPRFGDKKTYQMNPANYREALIETAADEAEGADILLVKPGLPYLDIIRLLRDHSALPIAAYQVSGEYSMIKAGGALGMVDEQKVMMESLMCLRRAGADVILTYFARHAAAVLCGMGPK, from the exons ATGGCGTTCACCGTCTCCTTCTCCCCCGCCAACGTTCAGATGCTCCAGGCTAGGAGTGGCCACGGCCACGCCACCTTTGGAAGCTGTTCCGCCGTGCCAAGAGCCGGGCCAAGGCTGCGTTCCACGGCCGTCCGGGTCAGCAGCGagcaggaggcggcggcggccgtcAGGGCGCCGTCCGGGAGGACCATCGAGGAGTGCGAGGCCGACGCCGTCGCTGGGAAGTTCCCTGCTCCCCCGCCGCTGGTTAGGCCGAAGGCCCCTGAAGGAACGCCGGAGATCAGGCCCCTT GACATGGCAAAGCGCCCCCGTCGCAACCGCAAATCACCTGCTCTTAGGGCTGCATTCCAGGAGACGAGCATCTCGCCTGCTAACTTTGTGCTTCCATTGTTTATCCATGAAG GAGAAGAAGATGCTCCTATCGGAGCTATGCCAGGGTGCTATAGGCTTGGGTGGAGGCACGGGCTGCTTGACGAG GTTTACAAGGCCCGCGATGTTGGTGTTAATAGTTTTGTTCTCTTTCCTAAAGTTCCCGATGCATTGAAG TCTCCAACAGGAGATGAAGCGTACAACGATAATGGTCTGGTTCCACGTACAATCCGCTTGCTCAAGGACAAGTTCCCTGATATT GTTATCTACACAGACGTCGCGTTAGACCCTTATTCATCTGATGGTCATGATGGTATTGTGAGGGAAGATG GTGTAATTATGAATGATGAAACAGTTTATCAGTTGTGCAAACAGGCTGTTTCACAG GCTCGTGCCGGTGCTGATGTTGTCAGCCCTAGTGACATGATGGATGGCCGGATTGGAGCACTTCGCTCTGCTCTGGACGCCGAGGGCTTCCATGATGTCTCCATTATGTCCTACACCGCAAA GTATGCCAGTTCATTTTATGGCCCTTTCCGAGAAGCTTTAGATTCAAATCCAAGATTTGGAGATAAGAAGAC GTACCAGATGAACCCAGCTAACTACAGAGAAGCCCTCATAGAAACCGCAGCGGACGAGGCAGAAGGAGCCGACATTCTGCTA GTGAAACCGGGATTGCCGTACTTGGACATTATCCGACTGCTTCGGGATCATTCAGCCCTACCGATTGCTGCTTACCAG GTCTCGGGCGAGTACTCGATGATCAAAGCCGGCGGGGCCCTGGGCATGGTGGACGAGCAGAAGGTGATGATGGAGTCGCTCATGTGCCTGCGGCGAGCCGGCGCCGATGTCATCCTGACCTACTTCGCCCGTCACGCCGCCGCGGTGCTGTGCGGCATGGGGCCCAAGTAG
- the LOC100501691 gene encoding Protein HIGH CHLOROPHYLL FLUORESCENCE PHENOTYPE 173, chloroplastic, producing MAAIVAARASAPGRAAVSTIAAFHSHASPSRALPLASSSIGGARRYHHAPACCFATKPTAPAAAELVDQDLATATQEAAKPRRKRRSRKAKKSATAAKEEDGTDDKPVAAAEDEAKRKKEAAGAEDSARALVAGLDDVIVNPVGLGRRSRQVFDEVWRKFSRLGQISSASSTALAEEEQAVLIRGGPMCEFTVPGAQDTTVLVVGATSRIGRIVVRKLMLRGYNVKALVRRNDPEVIDMLPRSVDVVVGDVGDPATVKAAVSGCSKIIYCATARSTITGDLNRVDNQGVRNASKAFQDYYNELAQLRAGKSSKSKLLIAKFKSAKSLKGWEVRQGSYFPNTFVSRFDEGIDASLDFSEDQQAVFSGFVFTRGGYVEISKRLSLPLGSTLDRYDGLLFSVGGNGRSYVVILETGPLADTTQSKKYFARMTTKVGFCRVRVPFSSFRPVNPQDPPLDPFLVHTLTIRFEPKRQRPGEASQNSSDPRNFELKLEYIKALPTGQETDFILVSCSGSGIESNRREQVLKAKKAGEDALRRSGLGYTIVRPGPLQEEPGGQRALIFDQGNRISQGISCADVADICVKALHDSTARNKSFDVCYEYVSDQGNELYELVAHLPDKANNYLAPALSVLEKNT from the exons ATGGCGGCCATCGTGGCGGCGCGGGCGTCGGCCCCCGGCAGAGCGGCCGTCAGCACCATCGCCGCGTTCCACAGCCACGCGTCCCCTTCCCGCGCGCTCCcgctcgcctcctcctccatcggcggcgCCAGGCGGTACCACCACGCCCCCGCGTGCTGCTTCGCCACCAAGCCCACCGCGCCGGCCGCTGCCGAGCTCGTCGACCAGGACCTCGCCACGGCCACGCAGGAGGCCGCCAAGCCACGCCGGAAACGCCGGTCTCGGAAGGCGAAGAAGTCCGCCACCGCCGCCAAGGAGGAGGATGGGACGGACGACAAGCCGGTGGCGGCGGCAGAGGACGAGGCGAAAAGGAAGAAGGAGGCGGCCGGCGCCGAGGACAGCGCCCGGGCATTGGTGGCCGGCCTCGACGACGTGATCGTCAACCCCGTGGGTCTGGGTCGGCGGTCGCGGCAGGTGTTCGACGAGGTGTGGCGCAAGTTCTCGCGGCTGGGCCAGATTTCGAGCGCCTCGTCCACCGCGCTGGCGGAGGAGGAGCAGGCCGTGCTTATCCGTGGAGGACCTATGTGCGAGTTCACTGTGCCAGGGGCGCAGGACACCACCGTCCTCGTCGTCGGTGCCACCAGCCGCATCGGCCGCATCGTCGTGCGCAAGCTCATGCTCCGCGGATACAATGTCAAG GCTTTAGTAAGAAGAAACGACCCTGAAGTGATAGATATGCTCCCAAGGTCGGTGGATGTTGTTGTTGGTGATGTTGGTGATCCTGCAACTGTCAAAGCAGCTGTATCAGGCTGCAGCAAGATAATCTATTGTGCAACTGCACGCTCAACTATTACAGGAGACCTAAATAGGGTTGATAACCAAGGAGTAAGGAATGCTAGCAAGGCTTTCCAG GATTACTACAACGAATTGGCCCAGCTCAGGGCTGGTAAAAGCAGCAAGAGCAAACTCCTGATAGCAAAATTCAAGTCTGCAAAGTCCTTGAAGGGTTGGGAGGTGCGGCAGGGTTCTTACTTCCCAAATACTTTTGTTTCTAGATTTGATGAAGGTATCGATGCATCACTGGATTTTTCAGAAGATCAGCAGGCTGTTTTCTCAG GATTTGTATTCACAAGAGGTGGATATGTTGAGATATCAAAAAGGCTTTCTCTTCCTCTAGGTTCTACCCTAGACAG GTACGATGGTTTACTCTTTTCAGTGGGAGGAAATGGAAGATCATACGTTGTTATTCTTGAAACTGGTCCATTGGCGGACACGACCCAGAGCAAGAAGTATTTTGCTCGGATGACTACAAAAGTAGGTTTTTGTAGG GTAAGAGTGCCGTTTTCATCTTTTCGGCCAGTAAACCCACAAGATCCTCCCCTAGACCCTTTTCTTGTGCATACACTAACCATTAGGTTTGAACCAAAAAGGCAG AGACCTGGTGAGGCATCTCAAAATTCTAGTGATCCTCGAAACTTTGAGCTAAAACTGGAATACATCAAGGCTTTACCT ACTGGTCAAGAAACAGACTTCATATTGGTGTCATGTTCAGGTTCTGGGATTGAATCTAACAGAAGAGAACAAGTTCTCAAAGCCAAGAAG GCTGGAGAAGATGCACTGCGGAGGTCAGGCCTTGGATATACAATCGTGCGCCCGGGTCCTCTGCAG GAAGAACCTGGTGGCCAGCGCGCGCTGATCTTCGATCAAGGGAACAGAATCTCCCAG GGTATCAGCTGTGCTGATGTGGCTGATATCTGTGTCAAGGCACTGCATGATTCCACTGCGAGAAACAAAAGTTTCGAT GTATGCTACGAGTACGTCAGTGACCAAGGGAACGAGCTTTATGAACTT GTGGCTCATCTGCCAGACAAGGCTAACAACTATCTCGCACCAGCACTGTCTGTTCTAGAGAAGAACACCTGA